TGTATTGTAATCCCAAGTCAATCCTCTTGTGTATACAATCGCCAATATAATCGAAATTCCCAGCAGATTATTCATGGTAACATCCTTGTATATCTACGATAACAAATCACAAAACCCCCATTTACTTTTgagtaataattaataaatgaaattttgataAAACTAACCTCGGAGAATGTATCTGATGTGACTCTAGCTTTGTCTTTCTTGCGACAGAAGTGAGCAGACAAAGCGTTTCTTAGGTTTCTTGCCAAAGGGATCACCACAAACACAACATAGAAGGAAGGAACTCCAGCTGATTTAGACAAAAGTTCGATGTTCATCATGAAAGGAGTTGCAAGAAAGAGGACAATTAGAATCCCTAAAATAACTTCAATGGTAGCTCTCATGGTTCTCTGGGAGAGCAACTTAGCTACAAGACTTTCCTTTGGTTGTTCCATCTTCAAAACTCTATCCTCCTGATATAAACACACTTCTTCCATTGTCTTAATCTAATCAAACAGGTTAAACATGAATTGAGAAAAACAGTGATGTACTTACAGATCGGTTATCTCTTTGACACTCGGTGCTATCGAAACTAAACTTGTACTGTTTCAGCCATCTTGAGATCCCTTTCTCGAATTCAGTCTCATCTATTTCACCATCACTATCGCTATCGAAATCAGCAAGCAATGTTGTAGCAAGCTCATGTATGTCACACTTCATTCTCCCTAACATCCCAAACTCCACAGTCAGATCTTTAAGCTCTGACACTTGGATCTTTCCATCTTTGTTTACATCTATTTTTTCAAACAATCTGCAGAAAACCAGTAAGTTTCCATCTCAAACCCAAATTAGCAAATAGTCCTTATGCATAAAATAAGGTCCTAACTTAATGTGGACCTAGAAACCCTAATACAAAGCATACATAAACAAGAACAAGGTTGCTAAAAGCTGGAATAAGAACCTGTGCAAGCTCTCCTTACTTAGTTGTccattttttataaatctttgaGGTGAAAATTTCTGCAAATGCTTATGTACTTCTGACATGAGCTCAAACCTTGCATGATCTAAGCTCTTCTCTTGGTCCGCTGTATCAAAATACTGCGGCAAAAGCGTGTTAGATTTTTGGTATACTAAGATCATTTACCATACATATGGATCTTGAAgttttttgcatatatatatttgaggGGTGGCATATACCGAATAAAGAAAGTAGACAACAGTTGCAGAACCAGAGATTATGAGAGTGATCAAAACTATACgatctttccaagatttggaaTCAAACACCTCTGAAAGTGTGACCATGACGAAAGGCAATAAAGTAAGGAGCATGATCCCTGCCGCTTTCTTGTTCTTAGGATCTGCTTTTACGCTAGCTTCTGCATGGAAAAGACCccaaattaatagtatttt
The Raphanus sativus cultivar WK10039 chromosome 1, ASM80110v3, whole genome shotgun sequence DNA segment above includes these coding regions:
- the LOC108842175 gene encoding sodium/calcium exchanger NCL isoform X2, coding for MARLALFLSFLSIIALISTVECRFVSSFSEEESVLVSDGAKEGSSYEILSLDPPNRVSKNACVHVYGFLPCADNFGGYVFQVFSFCCLLIIGENFLSEGRTKLFVIFEVGFYGGIVFPLLTMFTRIALILSSGLTGSREIANSMVDNNVGVTVAYTVFALTMQWGACVVFGLSGLGSDQSIRKGEVQRISSDTTIPRRQQIMKIVAASVKADPKNKKAAGIMLLTLLPFVMVTLSEVFDSKSWKDRIVLITLIISGSATVVYFLYSYFDTADQEKSLDHARFELMSEVHKHLQKFSPQRFIKNGQLSKESLHRLFEKIDVNKDGKIQVSELKDLTVEFGMLGRMKCDIHELATTLLADFDSDSDGEIDETEFEKGISRWLKQYKFSFDSTECQRDNRSEDRVLKMEQPKESLVAKLLSQRTMRATIEVILGILIVLFLATPFMMNIELLSKSAGVPSFYVVFVVIPLARNLRNALSAHFCRKKDKARVTSDTFSEIYKDVTMNNLLGISIILAIVYTRGLTWDYNTEVLIIVIVGLIIGVPAYVRSTYPFWICVLAFALYFFSLVLVYLHFNSLGKKATFTSNI
- the LOC108842175 gene encoding sodium/calcium exchanger NCL isoform X1 — translated: MARLALFLSFLSIIALISTVECRFVSSFSEEESVLVSDGAKEGSSYEILSLDPPNRVSKNACVHVYGFLPCADNFGGYVFQVFSFCCLLIIGENFLSEGRTKLFVIFEVGFYGGIVFPLLTMFTRIALILSSGLTGSREIANSMVDNNVGVTVAYTVFALTMQWGACVVFGLSGLGSDQSIRKGEVQRISSDTTIPRRQQIMKIVAEASVKADPKNKKAAGIMLLTLLPFVMVTLSEVFDSKSWKDRIVLITLIISGSATVVYFLYSYFDTADQEKSLDHARFELMSEVHKHLQKFSPQRFIKNGQLSKESLHRLFEKIDVNKDGKIQVSELKDLTVEFGMLGRMKCDIHELATTLLADFDSDSDGEIDETEFEKGISRWLKQYKFSFDSTECQRDNRSEDRVLKMEQPKESLVAKLLSQRTMRATIEVILGILIVLFLATPFMMNIELLSKSAGVPSFYVVFVVIPLARNLRNALSAHFCRKKDKARVTSDTFSEIYKDVTMNNLLGISIILAIVYTRGLTWDYNTEVLIIVIVGLIIGVPAYVRSTYPFWICVLAFALYFFSLVLVYLHFNSLGKKATFTSNI
- the LOC108842175 gene encoding sodium/calcium exchanger NCL isoform X3, whose amino-acid sequence is MARLALFLSFLSIIALISTVECRFVSSFSEEESVLVSDGAKEGSSYEILSLDPPNRVSKNACVHVYGFLPCADNFGGYVFQVFSFCCLLIIGENFLSEGRTKLFVIFEVGFYGGIVFPLLTMFTRIALILSSGLTGSREIANSMVDNNVGVTVAYTVFALTMQWGACVVFGLSGLGSDQSIRKGEVQRISSDTTIPRRQQIMKIVAGIVKADPKNKKAAGIMLLTLLPFVMVTLSEVFDSKSWKDRIVLITLIISGSATVVYFLYSYFDTADQEKSLDHARFELMSEVHKHLQKFSPQRFIKNGQLSKESLHRLFEKIDVNKDGKIQVSELKDLTVEFGMLGRMKCDIHELATTLLADFDSDSDGEIDETEFEKGISRWLKQYKFSFDSTECQRDNRSEDRVLKMEQPKESLVAKLLSQRTMRATIEVILGILIVLFLATPFMMNIELLSKSAGVPSFYVVFVVIPLARNLRNALSAHFCRKKDKARVTSDTFSEIYKDVTMNNLLGISIILAIVYTRGLTWDYNTEVLIIVIVGLIIGVPAYVRSTYPFWICVLAFALYFFSLVLVYLHFNSLGKKATFTSNI